From Pseudoalteromonas sp. Scap06:
TGCTACTTAAGGTAATTTCTTGCAAGCAGGCAAATACGCCTAGCAAACTAAATAAAACCAACTCTTGCTGAAAAGCAGCCTCAAATCGGCTCATCCATTTTAGACCATTAAATGTATGGCTTAAGGTAAAAATTAGGCGCATTAGGCCTTGGCGTTTTATAACGGTTTTATTATTCATATTTTAGCTTCGCTATGGTTAATCGTTTGACATGACGCGAGTAAATCTTCAGAGGTTTGGTAGGTTTTACTCGCAACACCGGTTAAGTTTAAAAGGGTATGAAAAATAGCATCGTGTGATTGCGCTAAAGTGCTATTTAAATTGTTGAGACACTTGGCTGTAATGCGCTGATTATGCTCATCAGCCCAGATGTAAAGAGGCACATGGGTTTGAGCTGTTGGTGCAAATGCATAGGGAAAGCCATGTAAGTACGCACCATTTTCACCGAGCGACTCGCCATGGTCCGACACATACAGTAATTGCTTATCAATATTGGCCGGTAGTGCCTTTAACTGTTCAATAACTTGAGCGTTGATAAAATCACTATAAGCAATTGTATTGTCGTAGGTGTTAACCAGTTCTTCAGCGTTACAGTTCTGAATATCGCTGCGGTCGCAGGTTGGACTAAACTGTTTAAACTTTTCAGGGTAGCGCTTAAAGTAAGTAGGGCCATGTGAACCCATCATATGCAGCACTATAAGCGTATTAGCCTGACTCAAGTTAGCAAGCTTGTGCTTTAGTGGGGCTAGCAACGCTTCATCAAAACAGTATTTACCATCACATAGTCCGGATGCTTTGCTATCAATATTAATGGTAGGTACGCGCGAGCAGACGTTTTTACAGCCACTGTTATTATCAACCCATAAGACATCTGCGCCTGCTTGCTGTATCAAATCAATCACGTTTTGCTGATTATCACTGTCTAAACGAGAAAAATTGGCATGAGTTTGCAGTGAAAACATACACGGTACTGACACTGCCGTGGCCGTGCCACACGACGATACATTATCGAAATAAGTGACATTATGTTTTTGTGTGTATTGGTTGGTATTGCGCTCATAGCCTTGGTAGGAAAAGCTTTCAGCTCGTGCGGTTTCACCTACTACTATGACAGTAACTCGTGTTGTACTTGGCGATGCTAAAGTTGGTGTGGTATCAATATTTTTAAATTTAATATCGCTGTAAAGCAACTGGTCACGTGCATACTTATAGCCACTAGAAAGGTATTGAAATGGAATGATTTCTTTTTTCAATATACGGTTATTTCGACCTGTTGCCGCGTAATCGGCGTAAAAGTTTACTACCACTAAAGCAATCAAAGCACCGCATGCTAGTAACAGTTTAATACGACTGAGTATCTCTTTGTGTGGGCGGGCACAGTTTACGTTTATACGACTCAAAACAAAGGCAGGTAATGCGCCAAAAAGCAGTAAAAAGCCAACAAGTTGCAAGTTTAAATAGCTTAACGCTTCACTAGAGTCCGTCTCTGCTGCGTTTTGTATCATTGAGTAATCAAATACCACTCCATAGTTTAATGAGCTGTAAAGTGCGGCACTTGAGAGCACGAGTAGTAAGTAGTTGATGGGTTTTAATAGCCCTCGAACAGACACCAAAGAAAAAAATATAACTAATAAACACACAAGTAGTAGCGGTACAGAGAATAGAAATAACCACGAAAATGTGTGCAGCGAAGTAATAGCGCTAAACGCACCATGCATAAATGGAATATTAATGATTAAGCCATAATAGCATGCCATTAAAATAACAAATGCATTAGCGCTGCAGTTAAAGTAAAAGCGCTTTTTGGTGTTTGCTTGCGATTGCTTACTGAGTTTGAAAATTGAATTCATAACACATCTCTTTTTAGTGAACGTTGTTATGCTAGGTCGTCACACTTAAGAAACACTTAAGAAGTCAATTTATTTTATTTTGTGAGCTATAAAATACAGCGGTTTGCTAAAAATTAATCAAACCATAATTCACCGTTATAAGAATAGTGAATTTCCTGAGTTGAAATGAAGGGATAAAAAATTCACTTTGTTTAGGTTGTTTGAATTTTAAAACCTAGGCCTGCGTATTTTTATAATTATTTTGGATTGAATTTGATGTTGACTTAGCGCCCTGAGCGCGGTACTAATATAAAAAGACAGCGAAACAAGAGTTTCGTAATTACAGAAATTAAATGGTATTAAATTTTATGCTTAACAATGCACTTAACCTAGTCCTGATTATTATCGTGGTGATTATTCCCGCGAGGGCTTCGTAGTGCTTTAAAAAACTAAGCATTGAAAAGCCCTCCGCACTTAACCGTCCGGGGGGCTTTTTAGTTTTAAGATTAAATTTTAACGGGTTGTCACACAGGAATGAGGATTTACTAATGACAGGCGCAGAACTAACAATTGATTTACTCGCCAAGCACGGCGTAGATGAAGTATTTGGCTACCCAGGTGGTGCTATTATGCCCATCTACGATGCCTTGTATGGTGCGCCTGTAAAACATTACCTCACTCGCCATGAACAAGGCGCAGGGTTTGCAGCTGTAGGTTATGCACGCAGTACTGGCCGCTTAGGTG
This genomic window contains:
- a CDS encoding phosphoethanolamine transferase, with the protein product MNSIFKLSKQSQANTKKRFYFNCSANAFVILMACYYGLIINIPFMHGAFSAITSLHTFSWLFLFSVPLLLVCLLVIFFSLVSVRGLLKPINYLLLVLSSAALYSSLNYGVVFDYSMIQNAAETDSSEALSYLNLQLVGFLLLFGALPAFVLSRINVNCARPHKEILSRIKLLLACGALIALVVVNFYADYAATGRNNRILKKEIIPFQYLSSGYKYARDQLLYSDIKFKNIDTTPTLASPSTTRVTVIVVGETARAESFSYQGYERNTNQYTQKHNVTYFDNVSSCGTATAVSVPCMFSLQTHANFSRLDSDNQQNVIDLIQQAGADVLWVDNNSGCKNVCSRVPTINIDSKASGLCDGKYCFDEALLAPLKHKLANLSQANTLIVLHMMGSHGPTYFKRYPEKFKQFSPTCDRSDIQNCNAEELVNTYDNTIAYSDFINAQVIEQLKALPANIDKQLLYVSDHGESLGENGAYLHGFPYAFAPTAQTHVPLYIWADEHNQRITAKCLNNLNSTLAQSHDAIFHTLLNLTGVASKTYQTSEDLLASCQTINHSEAKI